In Microbacterium pumilum, the following proteins share a genomic window:
- a CDS encoding GNAT family protein, with protein sequence MLLTESATLENAYVRLEPLALDHAEQLAEAAIGLEHAWYTSVPTGDGVGDDIEQRLAWHAAGSMNPWAVRRLDTGRLVGMTTYCNIDQPNRHVEIGHTWLGIEAQRTAVNTAAKLLLLTHAFEACDAIAVELRTHWHNRQSRDAIARLGAKQDGVLRNHRIGPDGTLRDTVVFSILPHEWPAVRLGLHERLARA encoded by the coding sequence GTGCTGCTCACCGAATCCGCCACTCTCGAGAACGCGTACGTGCGACTGGAGCCGCTGGCTCTCGATCACGCGGAACAGCTCGCCGAGGCCGCCATCGGGCTCGAGCACGCCTGGTACACCTCCGTTCCGACTGGCGACGGAGTGGGCGACGACATCGAGCAGCGGCTCGCGTGGCACGCGGCCGGATCGATGAACCCGTGGGCGGTGCGCCGGCTCGACACCGGTCGCCTGGTCGGCATGACCACCTACTGCAACATCGACCAGCCCAATCGCCACGTCGAGATCGGGCACACCTGGCTGGGCATCGAGGCGCAGCGGACTGCGGTCAACACCGCGGCGAAGCTGCTTCTTCTCACACACGCCTTCGAGGCATGCGATGCCATCGCCGTGGAGCTGCGCACGCACTGGCACAACCGGCAGTCGCGCGACGCGATCGCGCGTCTCGGCGCCAAGCAGGACGGCGTGCTGCGAAACCATCGGATCGGGCCGGATGGCACGCTGCGCGACACCGTCGTCTTCTCGATCCTTCCCCACGAGTGGCCCGCCGTGCGGCTGGGTCTGCACGAGCGCCTGGCGCGGGCCTGA
- a CDS encoding Maf family protein, whose protein sequence is MRVCLASTSPARLMLLQQFGIRPLTIAPDVDEETVIESVEAAAGRVLAPDEHVLLLARRKAAEVAARLADDIPDFDGIVVGGDSMFEIDGAVLGKPYTAANATARWHAMRGRTGVLHSGHAVVRLSPGKAPREAHAVAAASVTFADDVTDAEIDVYVASGEPLLVAGAFTVDSLGGAFITRIEGDPSTVVGMSVSTLRRLVRELDIEWTDLWSTTDPSLGTAPGEDPTL, encoded by the coding sequence ATGCGCGTGTGCCTCGCCTCGACCTCGCCCGCTCGCCTGATGCTGCTGCAGCAGTTCGGCATCCGCCCCCTGACCATCGCTCCGGATGTCGACGAGGAAACCGTGATCGAATCCGTTGAGGCCGCGGCGGGCCGTGTGCTGGCACCTGATGAGCATGTCCTGCTGCTCGCGCGCCGCAAGGCCGCCGAGGTCGCGGCACGACTGGCGGACGACATCCCCGATTTCGACGGAATCGTCGTCGGCGGCGACTCGATGTTCGAGATCGACGGCGCGGTGCTCGGAAAGCCCTACACCGCGGCGAATGCGACCGCGCGCTGGCACGCGATGCGCGGACGGACGGGGGTGCTGCACTCGGGTCACGCGGTCGTCCGCCTGTCGCCCGGCAAGGCTCCCCGCGAGGCGCACGCAGTGGCTGCGGCATCCGTCACCTTCGCGGACGACGTGACGGATGCCGAGATCGATGTCTACGTCGCTTCCGGCGAACCGCTGCTCGTCGCCGGCGCGTTCACCGTCGACAGCCTCGGCGGAGCGTTCATCACCCGCATCGAGGGCGATCCGTCGACCGTCGTGGGGATGTCGGTCTCGACGCTGCGGCGGCTCGTCCGCGAGCTGGACATCGAGTGGACCGACCTCTGGAGCACCACCGATCCGTCACTCGGGACCGCGCCGGGTGAGGATCCGACGTTGTAG
- a CDS encoding purine-nucleoside phosphorylase, whose protein sequence is MSDTTPNPLDDSTADPFEIAEQAAHDLAQITGVERHDIALTLGSGWGKSAELIGETTAVFPATQVTGFSAPALSGHIGTLRSVVTPRGKHVLVIGARTHFYEGHGVRRVVHSVRTAAAAGVKTMVLTNGAGGIKRTWKPGQPVLISDHINLTGASPLEGATFIDLTDLYSIRLRDLARSIDPALDEGVYCQFRGPQYETPAEVQMAKSFGGHIVGMSTALEAIAARQSGMEIIGFSLITNLAAGIQTTPLTHHEVLEAGRVAEPVISSLLARVIGAL, encoded by the coding sequence ATGTCAGACACCACGCCCAACCCGCTGGACGATTCCACCGCCGATCCGTTCGAGATCGCCGAGCAGGCGGCCCATGACCTCGCCCAGATCACCGGCGTCGAGCGCCACGACATCGCGCTCACGCTCGGCAGCGGCTGGGGCAAGTCAGCAGAGCTCATCGGCGAGACGACGGCGGTCTTCCCGGCGACCCAGGTGACGGGGTTCAGCGCACCCGCTCTCTCGGGCCACATCGGCACGCTCCGCAGCGTCGTCACGCCTCGCGGGAAGCACGTCCTGGTGATCGGCGCGCGCACGCACTTCTACGAGGGGCACGGCGTGCGGCGGGTCGTGCACAGCGTGCGCACCGCTGCCGCCGCCGGTGTGAAGACGATGGTGCTGACGAACGGGGCGGGGGGCATCAAGCGCACCTGGAAACCCGGCCAGCCGGTGCTGATCAGCGACCACATCAACCTCACCGGCGCCTCACCCCTCGAGGGCGCGACCTTCATCGACCTCACCGATCTCTATTCGATCCGCCTGCGCGACCTCGCCCGCTCGATCGACCCTGCTCTCGACGAGGGCGTGTACTGCCAGTTCCGCGGGCCGCAGTACGAGACGCCCGCAGAGGTCCAGATGGCGAAGTCGTTCGGCGGCCACATCGTCGGCATGTCCACGGCCCTCGAGGCGATCGCCGCACGGCAGTCGGGCATGGAGATCATCGGCTTCTCACTCATCACGAACCTGGCGGCCGGCATCCAGACCACTCCGCTCACCCATCACGAGGTGCTCGAGGCGGGGCGCGTCGCAGAGCCCGTCATCTCATCGCTGCTTGCCCGCGTGATCGGCGCACTGTGA
- a CDS encoding NAD(P)H-quinone dehydrogenase: MSLSFERTQSVAIIGGGPGGYDAALAAAQLGAEVTVVERAGIGGSAVITDVVPSKTLIATADAAVAIRGAGELGVQLFAKGAEGKPLKPEIAINLSAVNKRLLSLARQQSDDMRASLVEAGVRIISGHGRLEGDDAVIVSTGPGGTDFDRIEADTFVVSTGSSPRELASAKPDGERILTWTQLYEMAALPPHLIVVGSGVTGAEFASAYMNLGAKVTLVSSRDQVLPGEDTDAAVVLERVFKRGGMTVLSKSRAEKVERVGDGVLVTLADGRTVEGSHCLMAVGSIPNTAGIGLEEAGIQMTDSGHIQVNRVARTSVPNIYAAGDCTTFVPLASVASMQGRTAVFHALGDVVIPLERRRITSNIFTAPEIATVGWQEKDITDGLINGVVHKLPLAANPRAKMMGIKDGFVKLIARQGSGTVIGGVIVGPRASELIYPIAIAVERRLTVDQVSRVFAVYPSLSGSITDAARAMHIVDRANEDG; this comes from the coding sequence ATGTCCTTGAGCTTCGAGCGCACTCAGAGCGTCGCCATCATCGGCGGCGGACCCGGCGGCTACGACGCGGCGCTGGCCGCAGCGCAGCTCGGCGCAGAGGTCACCGTGGTTGAGCGAGCGGGCATCGGCGGGTCTGCGGTCATCACCGACGTCGTCCCCTCCAAGACCCTCATCGCCACAGCGGATGCGGCCGTCGCGATCAGGGGGGCGGGCGAGCTGGGCGTGCAGCTGTTCGCCAAAGGCGCCGAGGGCAAGCCGTTGAAGCCCGAGATCGCGATCAACCTTTCAGCCGTCAACAAGCGACTGCTGTCGCTTGCGCGGCAGCAGTCGGACGACATGCGGGCGTCCCTGGTCGAGGCGGGCGTACGGATCATCTCGGGGCACGGCCGCCTCGAGGGGGATGATGCGGTGATCGTGTCGACGGGGCCCGGTGGCACCGACTTCGACCGGATCGAAGCCGACACCTTCGTGGTGTCGACGGGCTCGTCGCCGCGCGAACTGGCATCCGCGAAGCCCGACGGCGAACGCATCCTCACGTGGACGCAGCTGTACGAGATGGCCGCGCTCCCCCCGCACCTGATCGTCGTCGGCTCGGGTGTCACGGGCGCCGAGTTCGCCTCGGCGTACATGAACCTCGGCGCAAAGGTCACGCTCGTCTCGAGTCGCGACCAGGTGCTGCCGGGCGAGGACACGGATGCCGCGGTCGTCCTCGAGCGCGTCTTCAAGCGCGGCGGGATGACGGTGCTGTCGAAGTCGCGCGCAGAGAAGGTCGAGCGGGTCGGCGATGGCGTGCTCGTGACCCTCGCCGACGGCAGGACCGTCGAGGGCAGCCATTGCCTCATGGCCGTGGGCTCGATCCCGAACACCGCGGGCATCGGTCTCGAGGAGGCGGGCATCCAGATGACGGACTCGGGACACATCCAGGTCAATCGCGTCGCTCGCACGTCGGTGCCGAACATCTACGCGGCCGGCGACTGCACGACCTTCGTGCCGCTCGCCTCGGTCGCCTCGATGCAGGGGCGGACCGCGGTGTTCCACGCGCTCGGAGACGTCGTCATCCCGCTCGAGCGCCGCCGGATCACGTCCAACATCTTCACGGCGCCCGAGATCGCGACGGTGGGCTGGCAGGAGAAGGACATCACCGACGGCCTCATCAACGGCGTGGTCCACAAGCTGCCGCTCGCGGCGAACCCGCGCGCCAAGATGATGGGCATCAAGGACGGCTTCGTCAAGCTCATCGCCCGGCAGGGCAGCGGCACGGTCATCGGCGGCGTGATCGTCGGGCCCCGGGCATCCGAACTGATCTACCCGATCGCGATCGCGGTCGAACGCCGCCTCACCGTCGACCAGGTATCACGCGTGTTCGCCGTGTATCCGTCGCTGTCGGGCAGCATCACGGATGCCGCGCGCGCGATGCACATCGTCGACCGTGCCAACGAGGACGGCTGA
- a CDS encoding MFS transporter, giving the protein MASAERDRIQDAETEASRGAEGATTTSHTAETAADPEHWLRKVVLFLSGQTISLFGSMLVQYAVLWYLTITYQSGVVMMLAALFGFLPQAVISIFGGVWADRHNRKLLIMGADAAIALTTLALALIMMTGFDAVWLIYLTMALRSAGAGIQMPAVSALIPQITPTRSLMRVNGINGSIQSAMALLAPAAAGGIYAWASATTGGSAASLVPIFFIDVVTAAIGIGLLAFIPVGAVRRASDVPTGYFADLVDGVRYVAHHAFVRWLLVVFAIIFILTVAPSNLTPLMLVRSFDAGEQQNVVFLAVLEVSFSIGMVLGGIVVASLFAKRSRIAMIVVSSLVFGVLSIGLGLSPNVWVFLGFMFLLGLSVPFFSTSSMTLLQETVEPERQGRVFGFVGIVMAVAMPLGMVVFGPLADAVPIELLLVAAGILTFVVIGLAVWLPAGRRAVSAAREASRAKDPATRAVAVESAMQREDAS; this is encoded by the coding sequence ATGGCGAGCGCTGAGCGCGATCGAATTCAGGATGCCGAGACTGAGGCCTCGCGCGGCGCTGAGGGTGCGACGACCACCTCGCACACCGCTGAGACTGCCGCCGACCCGGAGCACTGGCTGCGCAAGGTCGTCCTCTTCCTGAGCGGTCAGACGATCAGCCTGTTCGGCTCGATGCTCGTGCAGTACGCGGTGCTCTGGTATCTGACGATCACCTACCAGTCCGGCGTCGTCATGATGCTCGCCGCTCTCTTCGGCTTCCTCCCCCAGGCGGTCATCTCGATCTTCGGCGGGGTCTGGGCGGACCGGCACAACCGCAAGCTGCTGATCATGGGCGCGGATGCGGCCATCGCGCTCACCACGCTGGCCCTGGCTCTCATCATGATGACCGGCTTCGACGCGGTGTGGCTGATCTACTTGACCATGGCTCTTCGCTCCGCCGGTGCCGGCATCCAGATGCCCGCGGTATCGGCCCTCATTCCGCAGATCACGCCGACCCGCAGCCTCATGCGGGTCAACGGCATCAACGGCTCGATCCAGTCCGCGATGGCGCTGCTCGCGCCCGCGGCGGCCGGCGGGATCTACGCCTGGGCCTCTGCCACGACGGGCGGCAGCGCCGCATCCCTCGTCCCGATCTTCTTCATCGACGTGGTGACCGCCGCCATCGGGATCGGGCTGCTCGCGTTCATCCCCGTCGGGGCCGTGCGCCGCGCGTCCGATGTGCCGACCGGCTACTTCGCGGATCTCGTCGACGGCGTCCGCTACGTCGCTCATCACGCATTCGTCCGGTGGCTGCTGGTGGTGTTCGCGATCATCTTCATCCTCACGGTGGCACCGTCCAACCTCACACCGCTGATGCTGGTGCGCTCGTTCGACGCCGGCGAGCAGCAGAACGTGGTGTTCCTCGCGGTGCTCGAGGTGTCGTTCAGCATCGGAATGGTCCTCGGCGGGATCGTCGTCGCGTCGCTCTTCGCCAAGCGCAGCCGGATCGCGATGATCGTGGTGTCGTCGCTCGTCTTCGGCGTGCTGTCGATCGGACTCGGCCTCTCACCGAACGTCTGGGTGTTCCTCGGATTCATGTTCCTGCTCGGGCTCTCGGTGCCGTTCTTCTCGACCTCGTCGATGACCCTGCTGCAGGAGACGGTCGAGCCCGAGCGTCAAGGCCGGGTCTTCGGCTTCGTCGGAATCGTCATGGCGGTCGCGATGCCGCTCGGGATGGTGGTATTCGGTCCCCTCGCCGACGCGGTGCCCATCGAGCTGCTGCTCGTTGCGGCAGGCATCCTGACCTTCGTCGTCATCGGACTGGCCGTGTGGCTGCCGGCCGGCCGACGTGCGGTCTCGGCAGCACGGGAGGCATCGCGCGCGAAGGATCCTGCGACCCGCGCGGTCGCGGTGGAATCCGCCATGCAGCGCGAGGATGCCTCGTAG
- a CDS encoding phospho-sugar mutase — protein sequence MSGSDSAAAATGQAATGTLDAARAWLAQDPDGETRAELRAIIEAAESGDDEATADLADRFAGRLAFGTAGLRGELGAGSNRMNRVLVAQAAAGLAAYLIEKASLAADAPGAAVAPSVVVGYDGRRNSHRFAQDSVELFAGAGLRAILLPRLLPTPVLAFAVRQLGAAAGVMVTASHNPPNDNGYKVYLGGAEEGAQIVPPADSEIAAHIQRVADLGDIAALPRSLGYETAAESIVDAYIEATAAVAPAPVGADGFRWVYTAMHGVGWETLSRILDIAGYPQPEPVTEQLNPDAAFPTVAFPNPEEPGAMDLAFETARNAQAELIIANDPDADRLAVAVPDAGVDGGWRRLSGNQIGLLLGWQAAKHAAATGAVDGASLACSLVSSPGLQAVAEHYGLDFHATLTGFKWISRAPGLVFGFEEALGYLVNPGTVRDKDGISAAVAMLGMVTEARSRGAGLTDLIEEFDETFGYFSSDQIAIRVDDVSQISRIMAALREQHPSAIGDVAVDHIDDLLDGVDGLPPGDVLRLWLADGSRVIVRPSGTEPKLKLYLDVRGESSDDAAARIGALSAGARAMLEHLG from the coding sequence GTGAGCGGGTCGGACTCCGCGGCAGCGGCGACCGGGCAAGCGGCGACCGGGACCCTCGACGCGGCGCGGGCCTGGCTGGCGCAGGATCCTGACGGCGAGACCCGCGCCGAGCTGCGCGCGATCATCGAGGCGGCAGAGTCCGGGGATGACGAGGCGACGGCCGATCTCGCGGATCGGTTCGCAGGGCGCCTGGCCTTCGGCACCGCGGGGCTCCGCGGCGAACTCGGCGCCGGCAGCAACCGCATGAACCGCGTGCTGGTCGCGCAGGCGGCGGCCGGTCTCGCGGCCTACCTCATCGAGAAGGCCTCGCTGGCGGCCGACGCCCCCGGTGCCGCCGTCGCTCCCTCTGTCGTCGTCGGCTACGACGGACGCCGCAACTCGCACCGATTCGCCCAGGACTCTGTCGAGCTGTTCGCCGGCGCGGGGCTGCGGGCGATCCTGCTGCCACGGCTGCTGCCGACGCCCGTCCTCGCTTTCGCGGTGAGGCAGCTGGGCGCTGCGGCGGGCGTGATGGTGACGGCGAGCCACAACCCGCCCAACGACAACGGCTACAAGGTGTACCTCGGCGGCGCCGAGGAAGGCGCACAGATCGTCCCGCCGGCCGACTCCGAGATCGCCGCGCACATCCAGCGCGTCGCCGACCTGGGAGACATCGCAGCGCTCCCCCGTTCGCTCGGCTACGAGACCGCGGCCGAGTCGATCGTCGACGCCTACATCGAAGCGACCGCGGCCGTGGCACCGGCCCCCGTCGGCGCCGACGGTTTCCGCTGGGTGTACACCGCCATGCACGGCGTCGGCTGGGAGACGCTGTCGCGCATCCTGGACATCGCGGGGTATCCGCAGCCGGAGCCGGTGACCGAGCAGCTGAACCCCGACGCGGCGTTCCCGACGGTCGCATTCCCCAACCCGGAAGAGCCCGGCGCGATGGACCTCGCGTTCGAGACTGCGCGCAACGCTCAGGCGGAGCTCATCATCGCGAACGACCCCGACGCCGACCGCCTCGCGGTAGCGGTGCCCGATGCCGGCGTGGACGGCGGCTGGCGACGACTGAGCGGCAACCAGATCGGCCTGCTGCTCGGCTGGCAGGCGGCCAAGCACGCGGCGGCGACCGGCGCCGTGGACGGGGCGTCGCTCGCTTGCTCGCTGGTCTCTTCGCCGGGGCTTCAGGCGGTGGCGGAGCACTACGGCCTCGACTTCCATGCGACGCTCACCGGGTTCAAGTGGATCTCGCGCGCACCCGGCCTGGTGTTCGGCTTCGAGGAGGCGCTCGGTTATCTCGTCAACCCCGGGACCGTCCGCGACAAGGACGGCATCTCGGCCGCCGTCGCGATGCTCGGCATGGTCACCGAGGCGCGCAGCCGCGGAGCGGGTCTCACCGATCTCATCGAGGAATTCGACGAGACCTTCGGATACTTCTCGAGCGACCAGATCGCCATCCGCGTCGACGACGTGTCGCAGATCAGCCGGATCATGGCTGCGCTGCGGGAGCAGCATCCGTCGGCAATCGGCGACGTCGCGGTGGACCACATCGACGACCTGCTCGACGGGGTCGACGGACTGCCGCCCGGCGATGTGCTGCGCCTCTGGCTGGCCGACGGCTCACGCGTGATCGTCCGCCCGAGCGGGACCGAACCGAAGCTCAAGCTGTACCTCGATGTGCGCGGCGAGTCCTCGGACGACGCAGCGGCGCGCATCGGCGCACTCTCGGCAGGCGCTCGAGCGATGCTGGAGCACCTCGGCTGA
- a CDS encoding acetyl/propionyl/methylcrotonyl-CoA carboxylase subunit alpha: MPPIAKVLIANRGEIAVRVIRAARDAGKLSVAVYADPDRDAMHARLADESYALDGSTSGDTYLSVEKILSIARRSGADAIHPGYGFLAENADFARAVIDAGLIWIGPSPDAIEALGDKVTARHVAEKVGAPLAPGTPGPVADASEVLAFVEQHGLPIAIKAAYGGGGRGLKVARTVDEISEMFDSATREAISAFGRGECFVEKYLDKPRHVETQCLADAAGNVVVISTRDCSLQRRHQKLVEEAPAPFLSDAQNQTLYDASKAILREVGYVGAGTCEFLIGADGTISFLEVNTRLQVEHPVSEEVTGIDLVREQFRIAEGEDIGYGDPTPEGHSIEFRINGEDPGRGFLPQPGPIHVFKTFGGPGIRLDSGVTAGDSVGGAFDSLLAKIIVTGRDRSEALERARRALDEFEVAGLPTVLPFHRKVVRDAAFTAEDGRFGVFTRWIETEFVNDIPPWDGELDAPAAPESRHTVVVEVAGKRLEVSLPDRIVAAPRAIGRPAAVPPSRRSHAASAVAGSSGDAVKSPMQATIVKVAVEDGQHVVKGDLVVVLEAMKMEQPIQAHKDGIIGAINASPGATVAAGHALLTIS, from the coding sequence ATGCCCCCTATCGCCAAGGTGCTCATCGCGAACCGCGGCGAGATCGCCGTACGTGTCATCCGTGCCGCGCGCGACGCAGGCAAGCTGTCGGTCGCGGTGTATGCGGACCCGGACCGCGACGCCATGCACGCTCGACTCGCCGACGAGTCGTACGCGCTCGACGGCTCGACGAGCGGCGACACGTACCTCTCGGTCGAGAAGATCCTCTCGATCGCTCGGCGCTCCGGCGCGGACGCGATCCACCCGGGCTACGGATTCCTCGCCGAGAACGCCGACTTCGCGCGCGCCGTGATCGATGCCGGACTGATCTGGATCGGTCCGAGCCCCGATGCGATCGAGGCCCTGGGCGACAAGGTCACGGCCCGGCACGTCGCCGAGAAGGTCGGGGCACCTCTCGCACCCGGCACGCCCGGCCCGGTCGCCGACGCGAGCGAAGTGCTCGCATTCGTCGAGCAGCACGGACTGCCGATCGCGATCAAGGCCGCCTACGGCGGCGGCGGCCGCGGCCTCAAGGTCGCCCGCACGGTCGACGAGATCTCCGAGATGTTCGATTCGGCGACGCGCGAGGCGATCTCAGCCTTCGGCCGCGGCGAGTGCTTCGTCGAGAAGTACCTCGACAAGCCGCGACATGTCGAGACGCAGTGCCTCGCGGATGCCGCGGGCAACGTCGTCGTGATCTCGACCCGCGACTGCTCTCTGCAGCGCCGCCACCAGAAGCTCGTCGAAGAGGCCCCGGCCCCGTTCCTCTCCGACGCGCAGAACCAGACGCTGTACGACGCCTCGAAGGCGATCCTGCGTGAGGTCGGCTATGTCGGAGCGGGCACGTGCGAGTTCCTGATCGGCGCCGACGGCACGATCTCGTTCCTCGAGGTCAACACGCGACTGCAGGTCGAGCATCCGGTCTCCGAAGAGGTGACCGGCATCGACCTGGTGCGCGAGCAGTTCCGCATCGCCGAAGGTGAGGACATCGGATACGGCGATCCGACCCCCGAGGGCCACTCGATCGAATTCCGCATCAACGGCGAAGACCCGGGTCGCGGATTCCTCCCCCAGCCCGGACCGATCCACGTGTTCAAGACGTTCGGCGGCCCCGGCATCCGGCTCGATTCGGGTGTCACGGCCGGCGACAGCGTCGGCGGCGCCTTCGACTCGCTGCTCGCCAAGATCATCGTCACGGGCCGCGACCGCAGCGAGGCACTCGAGCGCGCCCGCCGAGCCCTGGACGAGTTCGAAGTCGCCGGGCTCCCCACGGTTCTGCCCTTCCACCGCAAAGTCGTCCGGGATGCCGCCTTCACGGCCGAAGACGGACGCTTCGGCGTCTTCACGCGGTGGATCGAGACGGAGTTCGTCAACGACATCCCGCCGTGGGATGGCGAGCTCGATGCGCCCGCAGCACCGGAGAGCCGCCACACGGTCGTCGTCGAGGTCGCCGGCAAGCGCCTCGAGGTGAGCCTGCCGGACCGGATCGTCGCCGCACCGCGCGCGATCGGACGCCCCGCGGCCGTGCCGCCGTCACGCCGGTCGCACGCTGCGTCTGCCGTCGCCGGCTCGTCGGGCGATGCCGTCAAGTCGCCGATGCAGGCGACGATCGTCAAGGTCGCCGTCGAAGACGGTCAGCACGTCGTCAAGGGCGACCTCGTCGTGGTGCTCGAGGCGATGAAGATGGAGCAGCCCATCCAAGCGCACAAGGACGGCATCATCGGCGCGATCAACGCCTCGCCCGGAGCGACGGTCGCAGCCGGCCACGCCCTGCTGACGATTTCGTAG
- a CDS encoding BglG family transcription antiterminator, translating to MPVTRARQDQLLALLVRDGEWATAATLADALGVTPRSIRSYVTALNARVPTGAAVESGPQGYRADVDASTALRVSGTDAGTPRARLHTLVRALLDEPEGIDVFETAESLHVSAATLDADLARVRGLLGGTELTLERSASRARLRGSEMAQRRLLSRLAHDEMDAGSFDLLALRRTLGEDSVGAAAFGPFKTDLVAELGTLGYFVNEIGIGDVVMHIAIAADRVSQDRGLESGAIDARPAQQEVAAIIARLARRHLGIELGQGDLQHLATLVLTRVVAPGNDAPVDHARSRLDPEVEAAVREVVETAAGEFLVDIVYEDFILRLALHVQNLQHRAREQAWSRNPLTRSLKSTYPMIFEVAVFIASRLQERLGIPLPDDEIAYIAMHVGGRLERSRRADQLLTATIVCPGYYDLHELLRSSVDRSLGQAIEVVGVETRVDPDWGSIDTDLVLTTIDPDEPADRIVKIQPFLTGADIERVQAAAGRIRRARRLARLRAELERYFDASAFVHGLDHLDPSASDRSGPAATSEERVIRHLGSRLVASGVIDDDYVERAIHREQLSSTAFTDALAVPHALEMTATRTAIAIGIADPSIPWGGGRVQVVALVAFSETDREAFQTVFEQFVEVFSERESVQRIVRRATDFSGFLDELVAVIDG from the coding sequence ATGCCCGTGACAAGAGCGAGACAGGATCAGCTCCTGGCGCTCTTGGTGCGCGACGGCGAGTGGGCGACGGCGGCGACGCTCGCCGACGCTCTCGGCGTGACTCCGCGCAGCATCCGTTCGTATGTCACCGCCCTCAATGCGCGTGTGCCTACGGGCGCCGCCGTGGAGTCGGGGCCACAGGGTTATCGGGCGGACGTCGACGCGTCGACCGCGCTGCGGGTGTCGGGGACGGATGCCGGAACCCCCCGCGCCCGCCTGCACACTCTCGTTCGCGCGCTGCTCGATGAACCGGAGGGGATAGACGTCTTCGAAACCGCCGAGTCGCTGCACGTGAGCGCGGCGACGCTGGACGCCGACCTTGCCCGGGTGCGAGGACTTCTGGGCGGCACAGAGCTCACGCTGGAGCGCTCGGCGTCCCGCGCGCGACTCCGCGGATCCGAGATGGCGCAGCGACGCCTGCTGAGCAGGCTCGCGCACGATGAGATGGATGCCGGATCGTTCGACCTGCTCGCCCTGCGTCGCACGCTCGGCGAGGACTCCGTCGGCGCAGCGGCCTTCGGCCCGTTCAAGACGGATCTGGTCGCCGAACTCGGCACGCTCGGCTACTTCGTGAACGAGATCGGGATCGGCGACGTCGTCATGCACATCGCCATCGCCGCCGACCGGGTGTCGCAGGACCGCGGTCTCGAGAGCGGAGCGATCGATGCCCGGCCGGCGCAGCAGGAAGTCGCGGCCATCATCGCGCGGCTGGCGCGCCGGCACCTCGGCATCGAACTCGGTCAGGGCGACCTGCAGCACCTCGCCACCCTCGTGCTCACGAGAGTGGTCGCCCCCGGCAACGACGCACCCGTCGACCATGCGCGGTCGCGTCTGGATCCGGAGGTGGAGGCCGCGGTGCGGGAGGTCGTCGAGACCGCGGCGGGGGAGTTCCTCGTCGACATCGTGTACGAGGACTTCATCCTTCGGCTCGCCCTTCACGTGCAGAACCTGCAGCATCGCGCTCGTGAGCAGGCGTGGTCGCGAAATCCGCTGACGCGTTCGCTGAAGTCGACGTATCCGATGATCTTCGAGGTCGCCGTGTTCATCGCGAGCCGGCTGCAGGAGCGGCTCGGCATCCCGCTGCCCGATGACGAGATCGCCTACATCGCGATGCACGTGGGCGGCCGGCTCGAGCGCAGCCGGCGGGCGGATCAGCTGCTCACCGCGACGATCGTCTGTCCCGGCTACTACGATCTGCACGAGCTGCTGCGCTCGAGCGTCGACCGGTCGCTCGGCCAGGCGATCGAGGTCGTGGGCGTAGAGACGCGCGTCGACCCGGACTGGGGGTCGATCGACACCGACCTCGTGCTGACGACGATCGATCCGGATGAGCCCGCCGACCGGATCGTGAAGATCCAGCCGTTCCTGACCGGCGCCGACATCGAGCGGGTGCAGGCGGCGGCCGGGCGAATCCGTCGCGCGCGGCGGCTCGCACGGCTGCGGGCGGAGCTTGAGCGGTATTTCGACGCATCCGCGTTCGTCCACGGTCTGGATCACCTCGACCCGTCCGCGTCGGATCGTTCGGGCCCGGCGGCGACGAGCGAGGAGCGCGTCATCCGTCACCTGGGGTCGAGGCTCGTCGCCAGCGGCGTGATCGACGACGACTACGTCGAGCGCGCCATCCATCGCGAGCAGCTGTCGTCCACCGCGTTCACCGATGCCCTCGCGGTGCCACATGCGCTGGAGATGACCGCGACGCGCACGGCGATCGCCATCGGCATCGCGGACCCGTCGATCCCGTGGGGCGGCGGCCGCGTGCAGGTCGTAGCCCTCGTCGCGTTCTCGGAGACCGATCGCGAGGCGTTCCAGACGGTGTTCGAACAGTTCGTCGAGGTGTTCTCCGAGCGCGAGAGCGTGCAGCGCATCGTCCGGCGTGCGACGGACTTCAGCGGGTTCCTGGACGAGCTCGTCGCCGTCATCGACGGCTGA